GGAGGCTGGACTTCAACCACAACCCCGTCTCCGACCACGACGGCGACCTCGACCACAACTTCAACATCAGCTACGCCACGGCCGCAACAACGACCATTGACGAGATGGCGCTGGGCTTCTACCCGCGTGACCTGAGCCCCAGACTCCCCCTGTCCCAGGGAGGGGGAGATGAGGGGGCTGCTGGCCTAGGGAGGGTCCCTGCCGTGGCGGTTGCTCGGAGGAACGAGAGGGAGAGGAACAGGGTCAAGCTGATTAACACGACCTTCGCCACGCTCAGAGATCACCTTCCTCACGGGGGCGGGGCCAGGGCGGCAAGCAAGAACAGGAAGATGTCCAAGGTATTTCATTTACTTTAGGCCtaacaaaaaataaataggtgtggttacggtaacccgacctaccctatttttaggggccgaccctataactttttattacatttgtaaaaaaaacaactaaaaaacccaagaaaacgagtgcagaaaacgcaatgaaagcaaaagctcccgagtcgcacacttatttccctgtcaagtaggtttaatttgtacacattagaaaaaaaagttaaaaaaaaagtgattgcctaccttcctaccctattttttggggctatgttaccgtaaccacacctattttttttttttgttgccttactTTATTAGTGTCCCATTCGGGCTGCCTTCTCccggtggaaagctagcagcaacaagaatcGCGCTACTaaggtgtgtgtgcatgtttaggtgCAACCAGCCACCTGCAcatatggcagaatgaccgctGGTTTTTGggaggtgggacatggataccgtctccgaGCCCGCACATAAAGTTAACCCGTGTCCGTATCGACCTGGATTTGAACACCAGGTTTACAAGTGCAgggctctaccaactgagctacccccccccctctcccccattTCATACCATTCGTTACTCTTTTGCATTCTGATACCGTctgttctctttttctcttcgtgtctatccctgtctgtctgtttgcctgacTGCCTGCttattctgtgtctgtctgtccgtctgtccgtctgtctgtccgtctctctgcctctctgttcTATTTGACCAGATTTTTACGATTTACAGCAAAACTCATCTAACTTACCGTGTCTCCTTTTCTAGGTAGAGACGCTGCGAGCAGCCATAGAATACATCCGCAAGCTTCACACGCTGATCAAGGAGAGACAGGCTGCCTCGGGCATCACCACCAAAGACGGCGACAACAACCCCTTCCACCCCCTCATCAAGGTAGAGAGCATGGAACTCGAATCGGCGTGCCTGCATGAGATCGCTGCCTCCGCCGCCTCCTCTTCCCTCGCTTTGTCGTCGTCGGCGTCGTTGATGTTGTCGTCGCCGCGGTCGTCtgcgggagggggagggaggagtcCCGGGGGATCTGATGACGCGTGCTCCACGTATGACCATCTGAGCACGGAGGAGGAGGATCTG
The sequence above is a segment of the Littorina saxatilis isolate snail1 linkage group LG3, US_GU_Lsax_2.0, whole genome shotgun sequence genome. Coding sequences within it:
- the LOC138960877 gene encoding uncharacterized protein, which translates into the protein MEFSPTMMQRVSREMLQSPYHSRQSDPSPVKNCGGYDSLDTLSPASGYYSHHRHHHHQHRHHQQQHQQQQQRRLQQREEIQRELERRAERVMASPQATESPKRQFSSFISCMFAASPTSSAASPAPTSPLMLSSPSSVSSSPYYPQSHHRLGNNAMPSATKREMRLKENDPLSPHIYSRSPSSSHFPASLSPGKTLTPSHCKRRLDFNHNPVSDHDGDLDHNFNISYATAATTTIDEMALGFYPRDLSPRLPLSQGGGDEGAAGLGRVPAVAVARRNERERNRVKLINTTFATLRDHLPHGGGARAASKNRKMSKVETLRAAIEYIRKLHTLIKERQAASGITTKDGDNNPFHPLIKVESMELESACLHEIAASAASSSLALSSSASLMLSSPRSSAGGGGRSPGGSDDACSTYDHLSTEEEDLLEFASNWF